Proteins encoded by one window of Panicum virgatum strain AP13 chromosome 7N, P.virgatum_v5, whole genome shotgun sequence:
- the LOC120683792 gene encoding horcolin-like, protein MATPTDDPTMETCGDVSESDPTMETIGVLSDVPMVSRNHYIGVASANFRVPGPPRIPIRIKRGPWGGNGGTHREMEGKSQRLESLTIYHHGVVEGFQFSYIDEDGQIRTAGPWGQNRNLFIHQIMFGPSEYVKEISGHGHKANTSYLCQLKIVTNYAEYGPFGDWTGIPFRFTVPENETVVGFFGSYDTSFVTKIGAYIISKKIC, encoded by the exons atgGCCACACCCACCGATGATCCCACCATGGAGACCTGTGGCGACGTCTCCGAGTCCGACCCAACCATGGAGACCATCGGCGTCCTCTCCGATGTCCCCATGGTGAGCAGAAACCACTACATAGGCGTCGCCTCCGCCAATTTCAGGGTCCCTGGACCGCCAAGGATCCCTATACGTATAAAGCGAGGACCATGGGGTGGAAATGGAGGCACCCATAGGGAAATGGAAGGCAAATCACAACGTCTAGAAAGTTTAACAATCTACCATCATGGCGTAGTTGAAGGGTTTCAATTTTCCTACATTGATGAAGACGGGCAAATCCGCACCGCTGGTCCTTGGGGTCAAAATCGTAACTTGTTCATTCACCAA ATAATGTTTGGCCCATCAGAGTATGTGAAGGAGATCTCTGGGCATGGTCACAAAGCAAACACGTCCTATCTGTGTCAATTGAAGATCGTCACCAACTACGCTGAGTATGGTCCTTTTGGAGACTGGACCGGCATTCCATTCAGATTTACTGTGCCAGAGAATGAGACCGTGGTGGGCTTCTTTGGAAGCTATGACACATCTTTCGTCACAAAGATTGGTGCTTACATCATCTCTAAAAAAATTTGCTAG